From the genome of Gloeocapsa sp. PCC 73106:
CAAGTTAGAATTTAGACTAAATTTACATAATATTTAACAACTATGGTAGAGCTTAATCCCAAAATCATTCTCAAAAGTCAATAAAGTTCAAACAGCGTCCCCGACAATTGCCAGTTTTCTTAGCTCAACTAATTAATTTTAGCTAAGAAGGGGCGGATCGCTTCTGTAACTGCTACTGAATACTCTTCGTGAATTCCCAGGGTACCGGGTAGTCGAACCGTGTCAACTTTAGCTAGTGGGGCAATCGCTTCCATTGCTGTTTTAGAATAGGGTGGGGATTGCTCTGGTATAATATTCAAAATCGGTTGAGAAAGAGATTTAATAATATCTGACTGGTTATCGATTGGGTCAATCTCACCGGTAACAAAAGCTACGGGTGCAAATCTTGCCCCTGTTTGTTGGGTAATTTGTCGTTTTTTGGTAATAAACTCGGGAGTTAGTTTAGTTTGATCCGTGTAGACGTGACGGCGATACATGAAACGCAAAAAACCCGGAGTAGTATTAAGATAATAGAGTAATTGCCCGATGATAGGCGATCGCACTAAATTATTAACTAGCTTTCTGATACCCGTAGATACCCCCATTACCTTCAGGGGACCTCGCCAAGTGGGCGCGATTAGAACGATACTAGACACAGACGAGGGGTAATCTTGAGCTAATTTTAAAGCATATCCGGCGCTATGACCCGCAGCTGCGATCGCGATGGGTTGCTGAAAGTGAGTTAAAACGAAATCTGTTAATAATTGCTGATAGAGAGAGGGTTGATAGTTTATTTTAGGGCGATCTGACGAGCCAAAACCCAACCAGTCTAAGAGCCATACCTGATACTCAGTAGCTAATAACTGGGCAATTCCTGCCATTTCTGTACGACTCGAAACCGTACTAAAAGCGGGAAGTAGCAAAATAGGGCTTCCTTGTCCCAAAGTTTCATAAGCGATGGTAAACTCTTGTTTTTGCCAACTCCAGGAGAAATTCTCAACTTTCTGGTTAGGGATAGTACTTGTCATAATTGGGTAATAAATAAAGTTGGTTTACGGCTACTTCTTTAGCAAAATAGGTCAAGATCAGATCAGCACCCGCTCGTTTAATACTGGTTAGAGTCTCCCAAATTAATCGTTTTTCATCAATCCAACCCAAGCTAGCCGCCGCTTTAATCATGGCGTATTCCCTACTGACATTATACGCAACGACGGGTAAATCGGTCATCTGCTTAATGCGACAGATAATATCTAGATAGGCTAAAGCAGGCTTAACCATGACTAGATCTGCTCCTTCTTGGATATCTAATTCTACTTCTTTGAGCGCTTCTCTGGCGTTAGTTATATCCATTTGATAGGTTTTTTTATCCCCAAATTGAGGCGTTGATGCTAGAGCGTCTCGAAATGGTCCATAATAAGCTGAGGCGTACTTAGCAGAATAAGCAAGAATACCTACATTATTATAACCTGCTTCGTCTAAGCCTCGACGAATAGCTCCTACTCTTCCATCCATCATATCCGAGGGAGCGACAAAATCAGCACCCGCTTCGGCTTGTGATACCGCCATTTTGACTAATACTTCTACCGTTTCATCATTGAGAATTTCCCCATCTTGAACGATACCATCGTGTCCGTAGATAGAAAAGGGATCTAAGGCTACATCAGTAATTACAACTATGTCGGGTATTTTCTCTTTAATCGCTTTGACGCTGCGTTGAACTAACCCATCAGGATTATAGCTTTCTTGACCTTGGTTATCTTTTTTTTGAGGATCAATCATGGGAAATAGGGCGATCGCCTTAATTCCTAAATCAAAAGCATCTTTTATTTCTAATAAGAGTAAATCCAAACTATAGCGATAACATCCTGGAAGGGAAGTAATTGCTTCTTGCTTATTTTCTCCTTCTGTAACAAAAATAGGATAAATTAAATCACTGACGCTTAATTGATTTTTTCTGACGAGACGACGGAACCGATTTTTCATACTATTACTCCTGATTTAAGCTAAACATTTACTAAGTTCTTTACGTATTGTTTCAGCATCTAAATTCCTGCCAATTAATACTAATTGATTGAATTTTTCTCGTTCTTCCCATGGTTCAGTATTGATGTCGTAGCGCTTACCACTAAGTTGAAAAATATGACGCAGTTGACTCTCTCGA
Proteins encoded in this window:
- the hemB gene encoding porphobilinogen synthase; translation: MKNRFRRLVRKNQLSVSDLIYPIFVTEGENKQEAITSLPGCYRYSLDLLLLEIKDAFDLGIKAIALFPMIDPQKKDNQGQESYNPDGLVQRSVKAIKEKIPDIVVITDVALDPFSIYGHDGIVQDGEILNDETVEVLVKMAVSQAEAGADFVAPSDMMDGRVGAIRRGLDEAGYNNVGILAYSAKYASAYYGPFRDALASTPQFGDKKTYQMDITNAREALKEVELDIQEGADLVMVKPALAYLDIICRIKQMTDLPVVAYNVSREYAMIKAAASLGWIDEKRLIWETLTSIKRAGADLILTYFAKEVAVNQLYLLPNYDKYYP
- a CDS encoding alpha/beta fold hydrolase, whose amino-acid sequence is MTSTIPNQKVENFSWSWQKQEFTIAYETLGQGSPILLLPAFSTVSSRTEMAGIAQLLATEYQVWLLDWLGFGSSDRPKINYQPSLYQQLLTDFVLTHFQQPIAIAAAGHSAGYALKLAQDYPSSVSSIVLIAPTWRGPLKVMGVSTGIRKLVNNLVRSPIIGQLLYYLNTTPGFLRFMYRRHVYTDQTKLTPEFITKKRQITQQTGARFAPVAFVTGEIDPIDNQSDIIKSLSQPILNIIPEQSPPYSKTAMEAIAPLAKVDTVRLPGTLGIHEEYSVAVTEAIRPFLAKIN